In Candidatus Binatia bacterium, a genomic segment contains:
- a CDS encoding cupin domain-containing protein yields the protein MVMLGTDMKIAETPKDGLKDYKKPDAYSDWLEQEGVKVHEEFYFPSLANVELGPWERKGGSGAVIHIANRHMPNDCHVVEIKPGGKSEPEHHMYELTIYVVSGRGATTIWQDPKQKNTFEWHAGSLFSIPLNAWYQNFNGSGQETVRYLAVTNAPPMMRFFQDNEFIFNCDFIFRGRYSGEEDYFSGNGKLFTRRIWESNFIANAPDMKLYGWKERGAGGINAMLEMANNNQKSHISEFPIGTYKKAHRHGPGAHLVLLSGTAGYSLVWTKEDRSDMIKCDWQLGSMVIVPSDNCFHQHFNSGTTRARYLALRSGDMGLNSPRAGGGEYADRSMKEGGWQIEYGDEDREIHQIFEKELKENGAPCKMKAFVPWCTGEVGPTSERET from the coding sequence ATGGTTATGTTAGGCACCGATATGAAGATAGCCGAAACCCCGAAGGACGGCCTTAAAGATTACAAGAAACCGGACGCGTACTCGGACTGGCTCGAGCAGGAAGGCGTGAAGGTCCATGAGGAGTTCTACTTTCCGAGCTTGGCCAACGTCGAGCTGGGCCCATGGGAGCGCAAGGGAGGCAGCGGCGCCGTCATCCATATCGCCAACCGCCACATGCCCAACGACTGTCACGTGGTAGAGATCAAGCCCGGGGGCAAGTCCGAGCCGGAGCACCACATGTACGAGCTTACGATCTACGTCGTATCGGGGCGCGGCGCGACGACGATCTGGCAAGACCCCAAACAGAAAAATACCTTCGAGTGGCACGCCGGCAGCCTTTTTTCCATTCCGCTGAACGCGTGGTACCAGAACTTCAACGGCAGCGGCCAGGAGACGGTCCGCTACCTCGCCGTGACCAACGCGCCGCCGATGATGCGCTTCTTTCAGGACAACGAATTCATATTCAACTGCGATTTCATCTTCCGCGGCCGCTATTCGGGCGAGGAGGACTACTTCAGCGGCAACGGCAAGCTCTTCACGCGAAGGATCTGGGAGTCGAACTTCATCGCCAATGCGCCGGACATGAAGCTGTACGGATGGAAGGAGCGGGGCGCCGGCGGTATCAACGCCATGCTGGAGATGGCGAACAACAACCAGAAGAGCCACATTTCGGAGTTCCCCATAGGCACGTACAAGAAGGCGCACCGCCACGGCCCGGGCGCGCACCTCGTGCTGCTGAGCGGCACCGCCGGCTACTCCTTGGTTTGGACCAAGGAAGACCGCTCCGACATGATCAAGTGCGACTGGCAACTCGGCTCCATGGTCATCGTTCCCAGCGACAACTGCTTTCACCAGCATTTCAACTCAGGCACCACTCGGGCGCGCTACCTGGCGCTCCGGTCCGGCGATATGGGCCTCAACTCGCCCCGGGCCGGCGGCGGGGAGTATGCCGACCGCAGCATGAAAGAAGGCGGCTGGCAGATCGAGTACGGCGACGAAGACCGCGAGATCCACCAGATCTTCGAGAAGGAGCTCAAGGAAAACGGCGCGCCGTGCAAGATGAAGGCGTTTGTGCCGTGGTGCACCGGCGAGGTCGGTCCCACGAGCGAGCGCGAAACATAG
- a CDS encoding glycosyltransferase family A protein, translating to MSVVICTYNRAESLGRALSSLSEMLVPPEISWEVLVVDNNSTDGTRGTAETFARDARMTVRYVFAERQGLNHARNAGVQAARGEFIFFIDDDVEVTRNWLPEMTKAFDLNPVVGVGGRVLIKDDLPRPAWWHAEYDGALGKFDPGETAILSDDTYTSIVGIGANLAFKRSVFEKYGGFRPDLDRRKNKLLMGGDVEFYQKIKKAGELTMYYPAAMVYHCPDPSRFTKSYLRRWYFRIGEWGAQKLAPGACTLGMVPRWKYRQTLEQLSKTFTMSLTLRHREAFYHELQFLSLLGYFFGAAKNSVKRRSFQAAP from the coding sequence GTGAGCGTTGTCATCTGCACTTACAATCGCGCCGAGAGTTTGGGCCGCGCGTTGTCGAGCCTGAGCGAAATGCTCGTGCCGCCGGAAATCTCCTGGGAAGTTCTCGTTGTGGACAACAACTCTACGGACGGCACGCGAGGGACCGCCGAGACTTTCGCGCGCGATGCCCGGATGACCGTCCGATACGTTTTCGCGGAGCGCCAGGGGCTCAATCATGCGCGCAACGCCGGCGTCCAGGCGGCCAGGGGCGAGTTTATTTTTTTTATCGATGACGATGTCGAGGTTACCCGCAACTGGTTGCCGGAGATGACGAAAGCCTTCGACCTGAACCCGGTCGTGGGCGTAGGCGGGCGGGTGTTAATCAAAGACGATCTCCCCCGGCCGGCCTGGTGGCATGCGGAGTATGACGGCGCGCTGGGAAAATTCGACCCCGGAGAGACGGCCATTCTTTCCGACGACACCTATACCAGCATCGTCGGCATCGGCGCCAATCTCGCTTTCAAGCGCTCCGTGTTCGAAAAATACGGCGGCTTTCGACCGGATCTCGACCGGCGAAAAAATAAACTGCTGATGGGCGGAGACGTCGAATTTTACCAAAAAATCAAAAAGGCGGGCGAGTTGACCATGTATTATCCGGCCGCGATGGTGTATCATTGCCCGGATCCGTCCCGGTTTACAAAATCGTATTTGCGCCGGTGGTATTTTCGCATCGGCGAGTGGGGCGCGCAAAAACTTGCTCCCGGGGCGTGCACGCTAGGGATGGTTCCAAGATGGAAGTATCGACAGACGCTCGAGCAGTTGTCGAAAACTTTCACCATGAGCTTGACCCTGCGGCATCGCGAAGCGTTTTATCATGAGCTCCAGTTTCTTTCGCTGCTCGGATATTTTTTCGGGGCGGCAAAGAATTCCGTGAAGAGGAGGTCTTTTCAAGCCGCACCGTAA